Genomic segment of Clostridium sp. Marseille-P299:
ATCCCCTACCTATTATGCAGGCATAGCAGGAACAATGAAGGCTTTTTTGGATAGAGTATTTTATACAAGTTCAGAATATTTCAAATACAAAGTAGCAACTTCTATTGCAGTTGTAAGACGAGCTGGTGGTGTAGATGTTGTACATCAGCTAAATAACTATCTTAACTTAGCTGAGACGGTTATGCCACCATATCAATATTGGACGATAGCATATGGCTTGGAAAAAGGAGAAGTTCATCAGGATGAAGAAGGTATTCAAACCATACGTAAAAATGCTCGATCAATGGCTTGGCTTTTAAAGACAATTGATGCTGGTAAAGAGAAGATACCTCTTCCTGTAGAAGAAGAGCGTGTTATGACAAATTTCATACGATAGTAAATCAGAAAGGGAAATATTGTTCCATTACCTAAGTCTGTTACACCTGAGAGAATTAGAAGTAATTTCGAGGTATTTGACTTTGAAATTAGCGCGCATGACATTGAGAAAATTGATAAGTTAACTGATTATGGAAGTTCAGGGATTCATCCAGATAAAGTGGATTTCTAAGTTTTTTGGATTCCTATCAAAGGACTTGATATCAAAGATGCCAAGAAGTAGAGAAGAACT
This window contains:
- a CDS encoding flavodoxin family protein, with the protein product MKVVAINGSPRKNGNTSQALGVMANELEKQGIEVEIIHIGQLNIHGCIGCGYCWTSEENHCVFKDDIVNEVAKKMREADGFILASPTYYAGIAGTMKAFLDRVFYTSSEYFKYKVATSIAVVRRAGGVDVVHQLNNYLNLAETVMPPYQYWTIAYGLEKGEVHQDEEGIQTIRKNARSMAWLLKTIDAGKEKIPLPVEEERVMTNFIR
- a CDS encoding HRDC domain-containing protein yields the protein MEVQGFIQIKWISKFFGFLSKDLISKMPRSREELLAVAGFGEIKVNKYGDEILNIVRKY